A single genomic interval of Nomascus leucogenys isolate Asia chromosome 3, Asia_NLE_v1, whole genome shotgun sequence harbors:
- the CNR1 gene encoding cannabinoid receptor 1 yields MKSILDGLADTTFRTITTDLLYVGSNDIQYEDIKGDMASKLGYFPQKFPLTSFRGSPFQEKMTAGDNPQLVPADQVNITEFYNKSLSSFKENEENIQCGENFMDIECFMVLNPSQQLAIAVLSLTLGTFTVLENLLVLCVILHSRSLRCRPSYHFIGSLAVADLLGSVIFVYSFIDFHVFHRKDSRNVFLFKLGGVTASFTASVGSLFLTAIDRYISIHRPLAYKRIVTRPKAVVAFCLMWTIAIVIAVLPLLGWNCEKLQSVCSDIFPHIDETYLMFWIGVTSVLLLFIVYAYMYILWKAHSHAVRMIQRGTQKSIIIHTSEDGKVQVTRPDQARMDIRLAKTLVLILVVLIICWGPLLAIMVYDVFGKMNKLIKTVFAFCSMLCLLNSTVNPIIYALRSKDLRHAFRSMFPSCEGTAQPLDNSMGDSDCLHKHTNNAASVHRAAESCIKSTVKIAKVTMSVSTDTSAEAL; encoded by the coding sequence ATGAAGTCGATCCTAGATGGCCTTGCAGATACCACCTTCCGCACCATCACCACTGACCTCCTGTACGTGGGCTCAAATGACATTCAGTACGAAGACATCAAAGGTGACATGGCATCCAAATTAGGGTACTTCCCACAGAAATTCCCTTTAACTTCCTTTAGGGGAAGTCCCTTCCAAGAGAAGATGACTGCGGGAGACAATCCCCAGCTAGTCCCAGCAGACCAGGTGAACATTACAGAATTTTACAACAAGTCTCTCTCGTCCTTCAAGGAGAATGAGGAGAACATCCAGTGTGGGGAGAACTTCATGGACATAGAGTGCTTCATGGTCCTGAACCCCAGCCAGCAGCTGGCCATTGCAGTCCTGTCCCTCACGCTGGGCACCTTCACGGTCCTGGAGAACCTCCTGGTGCTGTGCGTCATCCTCCACTCCCGCAGCCTCCGCTGCAGGCCTTCCTACCACTTCATCGGCAGCCTGGCGGTGGCAGACCTCCTGGGGAGCGTCATTTTTGTCTACAGCTTCATTGACTTCCACGTGTTCCACCGCAAAGATAGCCGCAACGTGTTTCTATTCAAACTGGGTGGGGTCACGGCCTCCTTCACTGCCTCTGTGGGCAGCCTGTTCCTCACGGCCATTGACAGGTACATATCCATTCACAGGCCCCTGGCCTATAAGAGGATTGTCACCAGGCCCAAGGCCGTGGTGGCGTTTTGCCTGATGTGGACCATAGCCATTGTGATCGCCGTGCTGCCTCTCCTCGGCTGGAACTGCGAGAAACTGCAGTCCGTTTGCTCAGACATTTTCCCACACATTGATGAAACCTACCTGATGTTCTGGATCGGGGTCACCAGCGTGCTGCTTCTGTTCATCGTGTATGCGTACATGTACATTCTCTGGAAGGCTCACAGCCACGCCGTCCGCATGATTCAGCGTGGCACCCAGAAGAGCATCATCATCCACACGTCTGAGGATGGGAAGGTACAGGTGACCCGGCCAGACCAAGCCCGCATGGACATTAGGTTAGCCAAGACCCTGGTCCTGATCCTGGTGGTGTTGATCATCTGCTGGGGCCCTCTGCTTGCAATCATGGTGTATGATGTCTTTGGGAAGATGAACAAGCTCATTAAGACGGTGTTTGCATTCTGCAGTATGCTCTGCCTGCTGAACTCCACCGTGAACCCCATCATCTATGCTCTGAGGAGTAAGGACCTGCGACACGCTTTCCGGAGCATGTTTCCCTCTTGTGAAGGCACCGCGCAGCCTCTGGATAACAGCATGGGGGACTCGGACTGCctgcacaaacacacaaacaacgCAGCCAGTGTTCACAGGGCCGCAGAAAGCTGCATCAAGAGCACCGTCAAGATTGCCAAGGTAACCATGTCTGTGTCCACAGACACGTCTGCCGAGGCTCTGTGA